The region AGAGCGCTCAAGCGATACTTCTCAAGGCAAAGGAAAAGGCCGAGGGCTCCGATCAAAAACCCCAGGAACCGAAGGTCTCGCTGGCCAAGAAATAAGGGAGTCAACGCCCTCGCCGGACAATCCCCGCCGACTCCGCCGTCGCTTCATTATATACGTCGATCAGCGGGCGGCGCTGTCTCTTCGCAATCCTTTTCACATCCTCGTGCTCGGGCACGGCCTTCACGATGCGGCCCGACCCGTCGCGGCCTATCTTGAACGAGATCCCGCCTCTTTTGAGCCTGCCCTTTGCGAGCTCGCGCGCGAGCATCCTGCGCTCCACGTCCCAGTAGCGCACGCCGAAGGTGGTGGTCTCGGACAGCACGGCGTCGATAACCCGGTCCTTCGCGGCCCAGGGGGCCACGCAGGCGAGCCTCACCCCAGGCCGGTTCTTCTTCATCTGTATCGGCTGGAGGGTCACGTCCACGGCGCCGGCCGCGAACATCCTCTGCATGGCATTGTCGAACAGCTCCGGGTTCATGTCGTCCATGTCAGACTCGATGGCCACAGCGCGGAATCCATCGCCGATCATGAGGCGCAGGATGTTGGGCCGGCCCGGTATCTTTCGGTCTCCGAATCCCACCCCGACCCTGTCGATCCGCTGCAGGGGGCTCTCGCCGAAGTGAGACGCCACAGCCGTGAGGATCGCTGCGCCCGTGGGGGTGACGAGCTCCCCCTCGACATCGGTCTTTCTGAGCGGCACGCCCCTGATGAGCTCGAGCGTGGCGGGCGCAGGCACCGGGAGCTCTCCGTGGGCGCAGCGCACGGTCCCCCGCGAGAGCGGGAGCGGCGAGCAGTGCACCTCTCTGAACCCCATCTGCTCCAGCGCGATTGCCGATCCCACTATGTCCACGATCGAATCCACCGCCCCCACCTCGTGGAAGTGGACCTTTTCCACCGTGGTG is a window of Pseudomonadota bacterium DNA encoding:
- the larC gene encoding nickel pincer cofactor biosynthesis protein LarC, translated to MTIAYFDCFSGASGDMILGALVDAGAPLAKITRELAKLRIGEFRIDKRKRKDFAGTDLRVVALAEPDHAHYGDIDRAISRAPIAKGAKELAREVFRRLAEAEARVHGTTVEKVHFHEVGAVDSIVDIVGSAIALEQMGFREVHCSPLPLSRGTVRCAHGELPVPAPATLELIRGVPLRKTDVEGELVTPTGAAILTAVASHFGESPLQRIDRVGVGFGDRKIPGRPNILRLMIGDGFRAVAIESDMDDMNPELFDNAMQRMFAAGAVDVTLQPIQMKKNRPGVRLACVAPWAAKDRVIDAVLSETTTFGVRYWDVERRMLARELAKGRLKRGGISFKIGRDGSGRIVKAVPEHEDVKRIAKRQRRPLIDVYNEATAESAGIVRRGR